DNA from Malus sylvestris chromosome 11, drMalSylv7.2, whole genome shotgun sequence:
TAGACAAGTTCTAAGTTTGAATGTATTTCTATATGCGTATGCTGACCATGCAGTCTATCTGCTTTGGTGAACTCGTTTGAAAACTCCAAAAAATACAAAAGTAACTtacttcaaaattcaaaaaatgaacagtaatatTAATTGCAGGTTCATGGCCTTCCACTAGGTCACTATTTGTCACACTTTATCCGGTTCAAAGTTTGAACATATATCTATATGTGTATATTGACTATGCAGTTTATATGTCTCACTTTATAAGGTTCGTTAATAACTTCGTCAAAATTCGTGTAGCATGAAAAAGacctacttttttttcttctgaaatgTATGTCACTTGAGATTTTTATAACAACTaacccaaataaaattacagagAACATTACATGGCCATATCAAGACCAATCAAAATTACAAGGTTCGATAAGATTAAACAGAAAGCAAAACAGAACACATACCAATGTATGCCATTTGATTCAGACGATCCAATAGGCCATCGCATCTCATCGTAAGGGCACAATGTTATCATCATAACAAACAACTAACTTCAATCGAGCATCGTTAAGAAATGCCCAGGGCAGGCCAATTTCACTTCCCCTAAAGCTGTTACTCTCCATATTGTACACATGCACTCTCACATGGTCCGGCGCTTCATGCACATGTAATTCTATAGATTGGAGGAGGAGCTCACCATTGTGAATGGTACGCAATGGAACGGGGCATCCTAAAGCCCTCCAACGAAGGGGAAATGTGATAGCCTCCCTGATCCACACTTGATTTTCGTAGTCCTTCAAAATCCATAACGCCATCATATTCTGTGATCTCACCAATTTCTTGTCACCTATTAGAGCCAAACATCCGCCCACCTCAACTACATTTCTCATTGCGTCTCCCATGGGGTAACCAATACGATGTATAAAACTGACATAATCTTGAGGAAGTGGGATCACTCTGAATTTCTCGTCTCCAATGTCAAAAACCACAACAACATTTTCTTTCAAATGCATCCAATGCATGGCCCCATTGATGCACACACTTTGCACTGCAAACGGACACTTGAGAGGTTCAAAAGGGAGATCGTTACGGTCTATCTCTAGGCGCCtccataaactagtacctaattTGAATATCTTGAACATAAAGGTCATATCCGTTGGAATTGAATCGTGAGGCCGGAACGTTTGGACTTGAAGAACCTTATACTCATTTGTAAGAGGACTAAATCCAAAGTGATAGGTAACGTGGGATGTACAGTATGCAGGTGAAGCATGTGGTAGAATAATAGACTCTCGGGTGCAAGGGTTGAATATGAAATTGGGAGGATCAAGATATGCTAGAGTATGATGACGAGATAAGTTGTTTGAAAGGTAAAGGCAGACCAAGCCATTCGTGCTTTGCGCATTGTAGAGACGATGATCACTGCCCATTGGAAGGTTTAGAAGGTGGATGGCGGGTGTTGGAGTTCCGTCTTGGTTGATTTGTGCAGAGAGGAAGTGTTGTTGCCTTGTGGCTCTGTCCCAAGTGGTGAGGAGGAGGTGAGTGAGCTTGTTCCGGTGGAAGCTTTGATGAGCATCGACAAAGGAAGGGTTGCGGACGAGGGAGGACCATGACTTGCATACGCATTTGAAGCGCATCAGGGATTTGGACGGTACCCTTGGTAGTATCTGAAACCATATAATTTCGCTTGGGAGCTCGGAGCCAGCTGATTCCATGTTTCTCTTCTACTTTCTTGGGCGATATCCGTACTAGTCACAAATAATTTTATACAGGCAGATTGTGAATGGAAGAACTTAAGTTCATAGCCTAATTGCCGGATTCGGTCAAATTCAAATTAgacaaaaattgaagaaacaactgAAAAACGCTCTTGGCTAATCTACAGAGAGAGACTTACAAGTACGATCATCTCTTCAAGAACAGAAGTGAATTGCTCGtcccctttgagaagagcttaATACTGGGGAGGTTCCAATTTTTAGCTGGCCTTGCTTTCGGGACTTTGATCATCTGACATGATTGAgatgagggagaaagaggagggaAAGTGAGAGTGAAGTTCGTCCTTGTGTTCGTCGGcgaaggagaagaaaggagaAGTCGGGGAGAGGAGTAGAAAATAATGATTACCAAGGGAAGGGAAAGGTTAATAAGAAAATTCATTAGTTTATTAATaagaatattttaataaaataatgagaCGTGAAGAGTTTACCGAGGTAAAAAAagataatttttataattaaaagaaaaatatgaaaagtatataatgatattttaaaagtagggtaaattacatagtagcgcctcaggtttgaggtatattttgcaatcttatacaacatctttaaaacatttcactttcatacctcaagtactattttatttcaatttcatacaaccgttacattttccatccatggatctgttaaatgctgatgtggctgccacatatatgccatgtggctgccaaatgtctgccacgtggcaaataaaataattttttaattttttttttaaaaacttgaaattgaaaggaaaaaaaaaaagggaccgaacccctgcaacccagaagaagaaggaggaagaagaagaagagaagaagaaagaggaggaggaggaagaagaagaagaagaagaaaaaaaaagaaaaaaaagaaagggaccgaacccagaagaagaaggaggaagaagaagaagagaagaagaagaagaagaaaaaaaaaagaaaaaaaagaaagggactgaacccagaagaagaaggaggaagaagaagaagagaagaagaaagaggaggaggaggaggaagaagaagaagaagaggaaaaaatagaaaagaaaaaaagaaagggaccgaacccagaagaagaaggaggaagaagaagaagagaagaagaatgaggaggaagaagaagaagaaaagaagaaagaggaggaagagaagaagaaagaggaggaggaggaagaagaagaagtagaaaaaaaaagaaaaaaaaagaaaaaaagggaccgaacccagaagagaagaagaaagaggaggaagagaagaagaaagaggaggaggaggaagaagaagaagaagaagaaaaaaaaaaagaaaaaaaagaaagggaccgaacccagaagagaagaagaaagaggaggaagataataagaaagaggaggaggaggaagaagaagaagaagaaaaaaaaaagaaaaaaaaaaaagggaccgaaccagaaggaggaagaagaagaagagaagaagaaagagaaggaggaggaagaagaagaagaaaaaaaaaagggaactttaacgaaaagcacctggtactgttcactttaacgaaaaaccacatttttacactaaaaagtcaatcctggtactattcactttaccctttattttgtccttaacattaaaactcaaagttttcaagcccttttcattagttttcctaaaaaaaaatgatcgaaccccctgcaacccagaagaagaaggaggaagaagaagaagataaggaggaggaggaagaagaagaagaagaagaagaaaaaaaaaaaaaagggaccaaacccagaataagaagaagaagaaagagaaaaaaaaaggaaaaaaaaagtggcagacaggttttttttttaaaaattaaaaaattattttatttgccacgtggcagacatttggcagccacgtggcatatatatGGCAGtcatgtcagcatttaacagatccatggatgaaaaatgtaacggttgtatgaaattgaaataaaataatacttgaggtatgaaagtgaaatgttttaaagatattgtataagattgcaatagatctcaaacctgaggggctactatgtaatttacccttaaaagtAGTAATAGTAATTCTCCAAATTAATTGTAAAATACTAAATGTATAATTACAAATACATTTATTTACAGATCAATTATTATTCTTTaacgaatttaaaataaattgaactGAATATTGTACTATTTATGTCTACTCTTTGACAAGTGATACTAAACGTTACTAGTGAATTCCATATCCAAATTAAACCGCAAACTCAAACCATACTGTATCTAGGAACGTAAGATGGGTAAAAGGGGAAAGGTATTTAAATAATGACATGTTCAAAGTTCGGATTTATCATTGAAGGGGCGTTGTTGTCTTGAAGAATTGACAACGTACAATCTTGTTTTCATCGCTGTGTGTAGACAACGCAGCTAAAGCTGCTTTGGTTAACTCGCTTGAAGAAGTCttcaaaatacaaaataaactcAAGTTCTCTTatcattttgtttaaattttttgaactttagaaaatgaaaaaaaaaaaaaagccaatctAAATTACAAATTAATTGCTATTGCTTAAGTAAAAGATTACAACTAAGAGGGAAAAAACTTAGCTCATTTCATCAGGAATAGGCAAGCCGCACTACACATCAAGACCCATACTATTGCCACTAATGCAACCTATCCCTTTTCCCCGCTTAGAGCAATTGGAACGAGCCAGTTGAAATTCCTTTTGAATAGGTAGCTTAGCTGAAATCCCTATATCATTGAttgtacccaaaaaaaaaaaaacagatttgGTGCCTCATTAGATTAATCTTGATGATCCCATCACATCTCATCGTAAGGGCACAATGTTATCATCATAACTAGCGACTAACTTCAATCGAGCATCGTTACGAAATGTCCATTCGGAGGGCAAGCCAATTACACTTCCCATAAAGCTTTTACTCTCCATGTTGTACACATGCACTCTCAGATGGTCCTGCGGCTCATGCATACGTAATTCTGTAGACTGGAGGAGGAGCTCACCATTGTGAATGGTACGCAATGGGAGGGGCACCTAACGCCCTCCAACAAAGGGGAAACTTGATAGCCTCCCTAATCCACACTTGATTTTCGTAGTCCTTCAAAATCCGTAATGCCGTTATATCTCGTGATTTCATCAATTTCTTGTCACCTATTAtaaccaaacatccacccacctCAACAACATTTCTCATTATTTCTGCCGTGGGGTAACCAATACGATgtctaaaataaatataatattgAGAAAGTGAGATCACTCTGAATTTCTCATCTCCAATGTCTAAAACCACTACAACATTTTCTTTCCTATGCATCGAATGTATGGCCCCATTGATGCACACACTTCGCACTTTTATTAAACTGGCACTTGACAGGATCAAAAGGGAGATCGTTAAGGTCTACCTCCAGGGTTCTCCATAAACTTGTGCCTAATTTGAATATCTTGAACATAAAGGTCATATCCGTTGGAATTGAATCATCAGGCCGGAACGTTTGCGCTTGGAGAACCTTATATTCGTTTGTAAGAGGACTAAATCCAAAGTGGTACGTAACGTGGGATGTACGGTATGCAGGTGAAGGATGTGGTAGAATAATAGACTCTCGGGTGCAAGGGTTGAATATGAAATTGGGAGGATCAAGATATGCTAGAGCATGATCGCGAGACAGGGTGTTTGAAAGGTAAAGGCAGATCAGGCCATTGGTGCTTTGCACATTGTAGAGACGATGATCATTGGATACTGTTGGAAGGTTTGGAAGGTGGATGGTGGGTGTTGGACTTCCGTCTTGGTTGATTTGTACAGAGAGGAAGTGTTGTTGCCTTGTGGCTTTGTCCCAAGTGGTGAGGAGGAGGCGAGTGAGCTTGTTACGGTGGAAGCCTTGATGAGTATCGGCAAAGGAAGGGTTGCGGATAAGAGAGGACCAAGTCTTGCAAACGCATTTCAAGCGCATTAGGGACTTGGACGGTAGCCTTGGGAGTATTTGAAAGCATATAATGTCGGTTGGGATCTCATCAACTAGATTCCATGTTTCTCTTCTACTTTTTTGGGCTATATCCTTACTAGTCACAACTAATTTTATACAGGCAGATTGTGAATGGAAGAGCTTAAGTTCATAGTTTATAAACGTAAGAAGGCCAAAAggacgagaaatttttagttgtgaagggaacacaagtggtatattacgtgttttaataggaatgatgggaaattttattttttaagttattaatttttttaacatatatattcCACCATTTGTTTAGTGATACGTGGTGTACTACTCCGTATATCGGTCAtaatgaaaaatctctccataaAGGCAAGGGTCATTAAATAAAGACAAGTTCGAAGTGTGAATTGATCATTGAATGGACGTTATTGTCCGGATGAATTGACGATGTACAATCTTGTATTTATCACTGTGTGGGGACAACAATGCAACTAAAGCTACTTTGGTTAACTCGCTTAAAAAAGTCctcaaaatacaaaataagCTCAAGTTCTCTTatcattttgtttaatttttttttgaaaactttttttttttttttttgttgaaaacttcattttgtttaattttttgaacttcagaaaaagaataaaaagccAATCTAAAATTACAATATAATTGCTATTGCTAAAATAAAGGAATACAACTTAAATAAAGGAATACAGGTTCATGGTCTTCCACCAAGTCACTATCTGTCCCACTTTACTCGGTTCAAATCCATTAATAAATCCGTCAAAATTCGTGTAGCATGAGACttactttattattattatttttttattttatatgaaatAGACGTCACTTGTGCGCCCTAAGGCCCAAAAAGGTAAATTAGAAAAATGAGATTTTGAAAAACAACTAACCTAAAACAAATCAAAGAGTTCATTACGAGGCCATATCGAAACCAATCAGAATTACAAGGTTTGATAAGATTAAACAGAAAGCAAAGCAGAATACATACCAATTtggaaattaaaaaactataataatttagCACAACTGAGGCAGCCGCATACTTAACAAAGAAGTTAGAAGAACTAGGAGTTTAACGCAATTAGAAACAAAAGGCTCTAAAGAGATTTTCTAGTATACTATGATACGTTCTATACTATCGAGTTTTTAACAATGATAATGATTAAAAGTTGAGTAGTACAGAATTTTCGAGGATAAAGAGGAAGGATCGATCCTGTAAGCCAAGTACGACCAACTCCTTGATTAGGGAGAGCTGCGGTGAGGAGTTTAATGTATGCCAACTGTTGTTCATCTATttacttatttcattataattagagagattcagattacaactTGTATAATATTTTCCAAGATCTACAGAAGAAGACTGTTTTTTTATAcgataagaaacaaaattttgaatatAGACTAAACATTAGGTAGCTTAATCTTGACAATCCCATCACATCTCATCGTAAGGGCACAATGTTATCATCATAACTAGCAACTAACTTCAATCGAGCATCGTTCCCAAATGTCCATTCGGAGGGCACGCCAATTTCACTTTCACTAAAGCTTTTACTCTCCATATTGTACACATGCACTCTCACATGGCCCGGCGGCCCATGCACACGTAATACTGTAGATTGGAGGAGCAGCTCACCATTGTGAATGGTATGCAATGGAACGAGGCATCCTAACGCCCTCCAACAATGGGGAAGGATGATTGTCTTTCTAACCCACACTTGATTTTGGTAGTCCTTCAAAATCCATAACGCCATCATATTTTGTAATGTCATCAATTTCTTGTCCCCTATTAGagccaaacatccatccacctcAAGTACATTTCTCATTACTTCTCCCAAGATACGATGAATAAAACAGATATAATCTTAAGGAAGTGGAATCACTCTAAATTTCTCATCTCCAATATCAAAAACCACAACATTTTCTTTCCAATGCATCCAATGTATGGCCCCATTGATGCACACACCTTGCACTTTAAACGGGCACTCAAGAGGATCAAAAGCGAGGTGGTTAAGGTCTACCTCCAGGCGCCTCCATAAACTTGTACCTAATTTGAATATCTTGAACATAAAGGTCAAATCCGTTGGAATTGAATCGTGAGGCCGGAACGTTTGCACTTGGAGAACCTTATACTCGTTTGTAAGAGGACTAAATCCAAAGTGATAGGTAACGTGGGATGTACAGTATGCAGGTGAAGCATGTGGTAGAATAATAGACTCTCGGGTGCAAGGATTGAATATGAAATTGGGAGGATCAAGATATGCTAGAGTATGATCGCGAGACAAGGTGTTTGAAAGGTAAAGGCAGACCAAGCCATTTGTGCTTTGCGCGTTGTAGAGACGATGATCATTGGacattgttggaaggtttagaagGTGGATGGCAGGTGTTGGACTTCCGTCTTGGTTGATTTGTACAGAAAGGAAGTGTTGTTGCCTTGTGGCTGTGTCCCAAATGGTGAGGAGGAGGTGAGTAAGCTTGTTACGGTGTAAGCTTTGATGAGCATCGGCAAAGGAAGGGTTCTGCACAAGAGAGGACCAAGACTTGCATACGCATTTGAAGCGCATTAGGGACTTGGACGGTAGCCTTGGGAGTATCTGAAAGCATATAATTTCGCTTGGGAGCTCGGAACTTGATTCCATGTTTCTCTTCTACTTTCTTGGGCGATATCCTTACTAGTCACAACTAATTTTATACAGGCAGATTGTGAATGGAAGAACTTAAGTTCATAGTTTATAAACGTAAGAAGGCAAAAAGGGCAAGGGTCTTTAAATAATGACGAGTTCGGAGTTTGGATTGATCATTGAATGGGCGTTATTGTCTTGAAGAATTGACAATGTACAATCTTGTATTCATCGCTGTGATAATGCAGCTAAAGCTGCCTTGGTTAACTCGCGTGAAAAAGTCctcaaaatacaaaataagCTCAAGTTCTCTTATCATTTTGTTTAATTCTGTGAACgtcagaaaaataaaagaaagccaatttaaaattacaaaataattgCTAGCGCTAAAATAAAGGATTACAACTTAGAGGGAAAAAACTTGGTCATGAAATAAGAGAATAGGTAAGGCAGACTAGGGGGCCAATGTAAACCTACCTCTTTTCCCCACCAGAATCTTTAGCTGCACCATCCGTGTTTACTTAACCCGGTTTGGAAGAGGAAACCACCACAAGACCTCTAGTATCCTAGGAGTGAAACTAGGGGGCCATGTAAATCATGAGGGCGATCCCAACcaccattaaaaataaaatctgagACCAAAGCACGCAAACGATATGAAATAGGTAAATGAAGTCCCAATTGATGAACAACCGGCACGTCCAACCACTTTGAATGCCAAAATTTCACCTGATCACCCGAAAGAATAATCCAGTTTGACCCATCAGGGATAGCCaatagaattgaaatgttgttttttTGTTGACAATGGGGCATAAGCCCGAGAGAAAGGGAAACTAGTAACCCGCAACAAGAAGGATGAGCTTGCTCAAAAAAGATTGGACCCAAACTACATGATAAACCCAAACGAGCCAAATCATTTGCAACAAAGTTCCATTCACTATAAATATGACGAATTTCACAAGACCAATTTTTACATAATAGCACCATAATTCAATACTAAACCTCCCATAGAGTGATTATTCACTTTTGCATTTAAAATCAATTGTATTGCAAGAGCATAATCTGATTCTATATAATTGAAAAATCCTTATGTTGAAACACAAGTCGGTTTTTTGAGTTCAAagtttccaaaaacaaatcGTAAAAATTGTATCATTTAGTAAAGAAGGCAATATTTTCCAATCTCCCATCAGTTGCCTACtgataaaaacatatatgaaagATTAAATGTCACGATCCAAATTCTTTAAATGTCACGATCCAAATCCTCGCCTATAAATACCATTTGTCGAGGGCTTACAAAACCTTCTTGCTCTCTCGTCCACGCGTTCTCTACTCCTCTCAAATCCCTTTGTATTATTCAATGGGGCAATTCGAGCTGCAAACATCTCTAGACCATTTGAACTCAAAATAGCATTGCTTTTGAATCACAATTCATTTTATTGTAAGTGGTAAAATTAGTTTCCTCCAAtatctttttggtttttgagcAATTAATTGATTTTGGATAAAATTAAGGTTATTGAAATCTGACATAtcattcctaattttttttaatataattatgacaaaaataaagataacataataattatcttgTTCACACACTCCAAAAGTAAAGAAAGACCGTGCCGTTGATGCTCTCTGCATTGTAGAGACGATCATAGGacaatgttggaaggtttagaggTGCGTGGCGGCTGTTGGATTTCcttgttggttgattttgaagAGGAAGTGTTGTTGCCTTTTGGCTTTGTCTCAACTGGTGAGGAGGAGGTGAGTGAGCTTTATATGGTGTAAGGGTTGATGGGGCGTCGACAAAGAAAGGGTTGCAGACGAGAGAGGACCATGACTCGTGTACGCATTTGAAGCGCATCAGGGACTTGGACGGCAGCCTTGGGAGTATCTGAAAGAATATAATTTCGCTTGGGAGCTTGGAACCAGCTGATTCCATATCTTGATCCATGCTTTAGATTGCTTCCTTCTGTTCAAGTTATCCTTACAAGTGATGAGTCACAGCTAGTTTTGTGGTGGCCGATTTAGAATGGGAATTGGGAAATCTAAAGTTCATAGTTTTTATCAGAAGAATCGACAAGTTCTATGTTtgaatgtatttatatatgtatatgttgactatgcagcctctccataaatgggggtaaggctagctgacattcacctctcccagaccctgcgtaaagcgggagccttgtgcactgggtacgacctttttatatGTTGACTATGCAGCTTAGCTTCTTTGTGAATTCGCTTGACAAGtccaacaaatacaaaaacatATTATCttatttcaaaattcaaaaaaatggAAAGTAATACTACTTACAGGTTGATGGCCTTCCACCAGGTCACTATCTGTCTCACTTTACCCGGTTCAAATCCATAAATGCAGCATGAACGTAGAAGGATACAACGTTACAAACGTATACCCTCGAAGATCCAAGTTTTCTGAAAACAACTAGAGTTTGAGAGAAATTCCAAAGGTTATTTGATTAATTATGAATTAATGCATTACATTACATTAGCTAGCAGCCACACAACTCAAATAAACTTAATCACAACTTTGGGGAAGCCCAGGGGTTTTTAGGGAATTAAAAAAGATATTCATCATACATAAAATGAAAAGTTCGATATTTATTACAAACTTAAAATCTTGTTTTGGAAACTGAAATGACCCCAATGGCTAAAATGAGCTATAAGTCACAACAAAACGGTGAGTTTGAACCGAGTCGTTGCGCTCTTTTTGGAAAGATATCATGTGCCCCAAAGCGGAGCTCGGATGCCAACTCTATAAATTTGTGCCTGCGTTCTTTTGTCTTTCTTCAGCCCATTTTGTCTTTAATCCACTCACCATTTGTTCTACATTAGGTAGCTTAGCCAAAATCCCCCTCCCTATATCATagcacataaaaaaaaaccttttgagCCTCAACAAATTAATCTTAACGATCCCACCACATCTCATCGTAAGGGCACAATGTTATCATAACCAGCAATTAACTTAAATCGAGCATCGTTCAGAAATGTCCATTCGAAGGGCAAGCCAATTTCATTTCCCGTAAAGCTTTCTCTCCATATTGTACACATGCACTCTCACATGGTCTGGCTGCTCATGCACACGTAACTCTGTAGACTGGAGGAGGAGCTCACCATTGTGATTGCTACGCAATGGAACAGGGCATCGTAACGCCCCCCAACCAAGGGGAAACATGATAGCCTCCCTAACCCACACTTGATTTGGTAGTCTTTCAAAATCCACTACGCGATCGAATTCTGTAATTTCACCAACTTCTTGTCACGTATTAGTGCCAAACATCCATCCATCCGATCAACTCCATTTCTCATTACTTCTCCCGTGGGGTAACCAATACGATGTGTAAAACAGTTATAATCTTGGGATCACTCTAAATTTTTCATCTCCAATGCTATAAACCACCGCAACATTTTCTTTCCCATGCATCCAATGTATGGCCCCATTGATGCACACACTTCGCACTTGAAACGGGCACTCGAGAGGATAGATCGTTCAGGTCTACCTCTAGGCGCCTCCATGATGAACTTGTACCTAAtttgaatatcttgcacataaagGTCATGTCCATTGGAATAGAATGAGGACGGAATGTTTGCACTTGGAGAACCTTATACTCTTTTGTTAGAGAACTAAATCCAAAGTGGTACGTAACGTGAGATGTCCAGTATGCAGGTGAATCATGTGGTAGAATAATAGACTCTCGGGTGCAGGGGTTGAATATGAAATTCGGAGGATCAATATATGCTAGAGTATGATTGCGAAACAAGTTGTTTGAAAGGTAAAGGCAAACCAAGCCATTGGTGCTTTGCGCATAGTAGAGACGATGATAATTGGACATTGGAAGGTTTAGAAGGTAGATGGCGGGTGTTTGACTTCCATCTTGGTTGATTTGTACAGAGAGGAAGTGTTGTTGCCTTGTGGCTTTGTCCCTGGTGGTGAGGAGGAGGTGAGTGAGCATGTTACTGTGAAAATTTTGATGGGCATCGTCAAAGAAAGGGTTGGGGACGAGAGAGGACCAAGACTTGCATGCGTATTTTTGAAGCGCATCATGGACTTGGACGGTAGCCTGGGAGtatctgaaaataaataatttctcTTGGAAGCTAGGAACATGTTGAAGTGTTGAAGTgtattttggcctct
Protein-coding regions in this window:
- the LOC126588608 gene encoding F-box protein At4g19940-like, encoding MESAGSELPSEIIWFQILPRVPSKSLMRFKCVCKSWSSLVRNPSFVDAHQSFHRNKLTHLLLTTWDRATRQQHFLSAQINQDGTPTPAIHLLNLPMGSDHRLYNAQSTNGLVCLYLSNNLSRHHTLAYLDPPNFIFNPCTRESIILPHASPAYCTSHVTYHFGFSPLTNEYKVLQVQTFRPHDSIPTDMTFMFKIFKLGTSLWRRLEIDRNDLPFEPLKCPFAVQSVCINGAMHWMHLKENVVVVFDIGDEKFRVIPLPQDYVSFIHRIGYPMGDAMRNVVEVGGCLALIGDKKLVRSQNMMALWILKDYENQVWIREAITFPLRWRALGCPVPLRTIHNGELLLQSIELHVHEAPDHVRVHVYNMESNSFRGSEIGLPWAFLNDARLKLVVCYDDNIVPLR